Genomic DNA from Falsibacillus albus:
CGCTCGTATCCATCATCGCCAATACGACCGCCCTGGATTCAGGCTTCCTGATTTCATTCCACGTCCTGAATTTCAAATCCTCCGGAAAGATCGGATGGAACTTCGGCTCCCCGCTGATGGCATTCCGTTTGAAGGCCGTCATCATCGTTCGTTTCTTATCGATGTTCCCCATCAAACCAGTTTTTCTAATATCATTAAATTCGATGTCCTCGACAGTAATTTCATCTTGTTCCTTCCTTTTCAGGTTCGGGAGCTCCAATTGACTGAACAGCGCTTCCTCCAACTCCAGCATGGAAATTTCGGCTTCATAATAATCTTCACCTGGCTGATCTCCCGCTCCTTGACCTTTACCGGGACCCTTTTGAGGTGTACCATCGCGTGCGATGACGTCCCCCACTTGGCTGTCTCCGTCGCCTTGGCCGACGTGTTTATTCTTATCATAGTTGTATCGAATTTTATATTCGTCTAATGATCGTATTGGAATTTTGACCACATCTTGGCCATTGGACATAATGATGCTTTCTTCTGTTATTAAATCCGGAAGATTCTTCTTGATGGCTTCCTGCACTTTTTCCTGGTGTCGCTGCTGATCATCATGCCCTTTACGATGGAGGGACCAATCTTCTTGCGAAATAACATACTGCTGATTATCCGTTTGAGACATTCTCATTCCCCTCCTTATGAAGTTTCATATCCTAAATTGTCACAATGGCATCCTCATCAACATATACTGTCTTGACTGTCAAAATAAAAAAGCGTCTTGCCTCTTCATCCTGTTAAAGGTTGATTACTCTATCCTATGCACCAAAACCAAATAATTTACTAATTATTGCGACAATAAGACAAAAACCTACGGTGTGGACAAGCCTAAATTTACTCCAGAATATGACAAGCTTTTTTCGTGAAAAGTTGTTGTTGTATGACAAAAAAATTTGGTGAGAATCTCAAAATTTCCTATAATAAAGAAAAAGACTCATACCCATTTTAATGAAAAAGCATCACCCTTACTTCACTAGTTATGTCTATGCATCAATAAATTCCAGTAGTGTAAGCTCGATTAAAAAAATGACAAATAGAATCGAGACCGCATCCTCGCAATTCCATTTGCCATTCTGTAACCAGCTTATTTTCATCATCCATAATTAAAACTGCTGGGGATCTGCCTCCTCCCCATATATCTCCAACTCTTCTTCCGATCTCAGCTTCTCCATTTGTTTTCCAAGCCAGATAACGTCCTCGAAATTGTTCGTCATATTGCCGTTCACGATGCTTGATGCAGGAGCCGGCTTCTTTTTCATCATGATGTCATCACCTCATACATCAGTATGCGCTCTGTGAATCCCCTTCATGCTTTCAATTCTTTTACCACATCCCGAAGAATAGCAATCCCGGCACTTAAGTCGCGTTCGTTCAGTCCCCCGAATCCAAGGAGTATTGTGTCGCGTGGAGCTTTTTCATTTCCTTCCCAATACGCGGCGGTCGGGTAGACCTTTACGCCTCTTTTTAACGCATGATCAACTATTTGATCTTCATTCATCCCAGGCAGCTTCAACAGCATATGGAAGCCCGCGTCCGTTGCGATGACCTTTGAGTTCTCTGGAAATCCTCGCTGTAGTTCCGTATGAAGCAGGTAATACCTCTTTACATATTCATTCCGTACTCTGTTCAAATGCCGGTGCCAAAACCCTTCGTTAATAAAATGGTATAGTGCAGCCTGCATGATGGTCGAACTCGTTTGTCCAATTGACCGTTCATTGCGCTGCAGCCTCTTCAATAAGTGTGGGGGCAGGACCATGAAAGAAATGCGAAGTGCTGGTGTAAGTGCTTTGGAGAAGCTCCCTAAATAAATGACCCTCTCCTGTTTGTCCAGGCTTTGCAGACTGGGGATGGGCCGTCCCGAATACCTGAATTCCCCATCGAAGTCATCCTCAAATATATAAGCAGACTGCTCATTTGCCCACTGCAGCAGCTCTACCCTTCTTTTGATCGGCATGATGGCACCTGTGGGAAATTGGTGCGCCGGTGTGGTGTAGACCACTTTTGGATTAATATGAGTCAGTTTCTCCAATGAAATTCCATCTTCATCCACCTGGATTGGCGCGATTGGTACCCCAGCCCATTTGAGGTATTCACGAACACCGTCAAATCCAGGATTTTCGTATCCTACCTCCTCTGTCGTCAAATCAAGCAAATGGACAAGCAAGCTGATCAAATACCTCGTACCGGAACCGATGATGATTTGCTCTGGATTCGATTGGACCCCTCTCGTGTTGCGAAGGTATACACTCAGCATCCTCCTTAACGGAGCATAACCAAAGTGGTCGCCATATTGAAAATGCTCAAACTGTGAAAATGCCCATTTTTGCGCTCTTTCAAAATCCTTCAACGGGAAGGAATCATGGTTGATCCGACTGTAGTGGAAATCATATTTCACGCCTGTATCAGGCGGCGCGATTGGCGAACCCGCATCGTCTTCATGTTGAATTCCACGGAAAAAGCTCGTATCGATCTTTTCAACATAAATCCCGCTCTTCTCCCTGCTGACGGTGTACCCCTCAGCAAGAAGCTGGCCATATGCATGTTCAACCGTCGTCTTACTGATATTCAGCTGTGTCGATAGCTTTCTGATCGAAGGCAGCTTTGATCCTGGTGGGATGCTGCCGGATGTGATTTCGTCGCGAATGTGTGTATAAAGTTGATCATAAAGCGCTTGCCCTTCCTTGAAAATGATCGGCGGGAGCATAATTGTTTTCTCCATCTGACCTCTCCTCTTTTTTCCAATCTGTCTCTCCCAAAAGCTTTCACCTTTTTTTATGATAAATGTATTCTGTCATCTTAAATATATCGATTTCAATGGATTTCGAAAAGGACAAAAGGAGTGAATCAATAAATGGTGATGATCAGAAAAGCAGCTGTAGAAGATTTGATGCCATTGAAAGAGCTCATGCTGCAATACATTGTCGATTTTTACAAACGACCAAAACCCGACGAAAATGAACTTAATAAACTTATTTTAGCTATGCAATCGAATCCATCAATCGGCGAGCAATTTGTCGCGATTGATGGCGA
This window encodes:
- the pdxR gene encoding MocR-like pyridoxine biosynthesis transcription factor PdxR; the encoded protein is MEKTIMLPPIIFKEGQALYDQLYTHIRDEITSGSIPPGSKLPSIRKLSTQLNISKTTVEHAYGQLLAEGYTVSREKSGIYVEKIDTSFFRGIQHEDDAGSPIAPPDTGVKYDFHYSRINHDSFPLKDFERAQKWAFSQFEHFQYGDHFGYAPLRRMLSVYLRNTRGVQSNPEQIIIGSGTRYLISLLVHLLDLTTEEVGYENPGFDGVREYLKWAGVPIAPIQVDEDGISLEKLTHINPKVVYTTPAHQFPTGAIMPIKRRVELLQWANEQSAYIFEDDFDGEFRYSGRPIPSLQSLDKQERVIYLGSFSKALTPALRISFMVLPPHLLKRLQRNERSIGQTSSTIMQAALYHFINEGFWHRHLNRVRNEYVKRYYLLHTELQRGFPENSKVIATDAGFHMLLKLPGMNEDQIVDHALKRGVKVYPTAAYWEGNEKAPRDTILLGFGGLNERDLSAGIAILRDVVKELKA
- the yhbH gene encoding sporulation protein YhbH, producing the protein MSQTDNQQYVISQEDWSLHRKGHDDQQRHQEKVQEAIKKNLPDLITEESIIMSNGQDVVKIPIRSLDEYKIRYNYDKNKHVGQGDGDSQVGDVIARDGTPQKGPGKGQGAGDQPGEDYYEAEISMLELEEALFSQLELPNLKRKEQDEITVEDIEFNDIRKTGLMGNIDKKRTMMTAFKRNAISGEPKFHPIFPEDLKFRTWNEIRKPESRAVVLAMMDTSGSMGLWEKYMARSFFFWMTRFLRTKYETVEIEFIAHHTEAKVVSEEDFFSKGESGGTICSSAYRKALELIDEKYNPTRFNIYPFHFSDGDNLTSDNVRCVKLVEELMKVSNMFGYGEVNQYNRHSTLMSAYKNIKDENFRYYILKQKADVFHSMKSFFKQEEEKQYA